In Pochonia chlamydosporia 170 chromosome 3, whole genome shotgun sequence, the following are encoded in one genomic region:
- a CDS encoding deubiquitination-protection protein dph1 (similar to Metarhizium acridum CQMa 102 XP_007813825.1): MADNAESSGDKQVTFKVKTSSDSNHTITMAEAATVLELKTKLSGDDYEKIPVERQRLIYSGRVMKNDDTLGSYNIKPNNTIHMVKSAASNPTQQPATGPTPRAVPENISAGTNPNDPLAGLTGARYAGHQINLPGMDMFGPDGGMGPPMDEERIQRMMSDPNVQQSMNEALNNPDFVNMLIDSNPMLRNLPNAREIITSPFMRQMMSNPQMMSQAMRMQRNMRGGDSSFPAPGATDTTPDAASGGNASAGQTNNNQNPFMNPFMMPGMMGGAGGAGGNNPMNFAQMMQTLNGMGMSPFGQPPANNPSTTGTTGTTGNTQGTATEGSESREGQGQGQGATANTEGAGATQGNQGQNAANPFAALFPQGGNAAPPPFGMNPEMMQQMMQMLGGAGAPASPPDNRPPEERYAEQLRQLNDMGFFDFDRNVAALRRSGGSVQGAIEHLLNATD, encoded by the exons atggccgaTAATGCCGAGTCGAGTGGTGATAAGCAAGTCACCTTCAAGGTGAAGACGTCTTCGGATAGCAACCACACCATCACAATGGCCGAGGCAGCCACCGTGCTTGAACTCAAGACCAAGCTCTCCGGCGACGACTACGAGAAAATCCCCGTCGAGAGACAACGGCTGATCTACTCTGGCCGCGTTATGAAGAACGATGATACCCTTGGATCCTACAACATCAAGCCTAACAACACCATTCACATGGTCAAGAGTGCCGCAAGCAACCCTACCCAACAGCCCGCAACTGGCCCTACACCGAGAGCCGTCCCCGAGAACATCTCAGCGGGAACGAACCCCAACGATCCCCTAGCTGGATTGACCGGCGCCCGGTATGCCGGCCACCAAATTAATCTACCAGGAATGGACATGTTTGGACCAGACGGTGGT ATGGGCCCTCCCATGGACGAAGAGCGAATTCAACGTATGATGTCGGATCCAAATGTTCAGCAGTCCATGAACGAAGCCCTGAATAACCCCGACTTCGTAAACATGCTCATTGACTCGAACCCAATGCTCCGCAACTTGCCCAACGCCAGGGAAATCATCACATCGCCGTTTATGAGACAGATGATGAGCAACCCGCAAATGATGAGCCAAGCCATGCGTATGCAACGAAATATGCGTGGAGGAGACTCGTCTTTCCCTGCTCCTGGCGCGACCGATACAACGCCAGATGCTGCCTCCGGAGGCAACGCTTCCGCCGGTCAGACTAACAACAACCAAAACCCCTTCATGAATCCCTTCATGATGCCTGGCATGATGGGCGGAGCAGGTGGCGCTGGCGGCAACAACCCAATGAACTTTGCCCAGATGATGCAAACCTTGAACGGCATGGGCATGAGCCCCTTCGGACAGCCTCCAGCGAACAACCCTTCAACCACTGGAACCACTGGAACCACTGGAAACACTCAAGGAACGGCGACGGAAGGATCAGAATCCCGAGAAGGTCAgggtcaaggtcaaggagcCACAGCAAACACTGAAGGAGCCGGCGCTACACAGGGCAACCAAGGCCAAAATGCGGCTAACCCCTTTGCCGCATTGTTTCCGCAGGGAGGAAATGCAGCACCACCTCCTTTTGGGATGAACCCTgagatgatgcagcaaaTGATGCAGATGCTTGGAGGCGCAGGCGCCCCAGCGTCACCTCCGGACAACCGACCCCCAGAGGAGCGATATGCCGAGCAGCTGCGTCAGCTCAACGACATGGGCTTCTTCGACTTTGACCGAAATGTTGCGGCTCTGCGAAGGAGCGGAGGCAGTGTACAGGGAGCAATTGAGCACCTTTTGAATGCCACAGATTAA
- a CDS encoding tyrosyl-tRNA synthetase (similar to Cordyceps militaris CM01 XP_006665323.1), which translates to MAPRLQASRCLGRSGPRGASRCAAQLAWSACELQQIRGIATSYLNKVAEGEARWEKRAQQIQNGELPHVWDVLDERGYIKDVAGTPDKIKEVMRIKRIGAYVGVDPTADSLHIGHLLPFMPLFWLWFHGYPAVTLLGGATARIGDPTGRLQSRDHLSNSEISKNVTKIHFQLSRLWRNVVTLREKYGYDKDWAAKRHLLNNNMWLQGLTVYDFTKRLARHARIGPMLSRDTVKRKMTEGDGMSLGEFMYPLFQGWDFWHMYNKLGIQMQIGGSDQYGNIVAGIDALKIIRESEEAPHAKMPTDWQHEPMGFTVPLLLDSAGVKFGKSAGNAVWLDEFKTSAFDLYGYFMRRTDDEVEKLLKLFTFMPMSKVQETMTQHRADPSKRVAQHTLAFEVLSLVHGSQKALQEAQQHKFRFGGELPHIIKEPTEDSGIITQNNAPRSDIQLPQSVMKLSPAKILFATGLASSNSDAQRLVSQQGAYVAAQPGQTRGLVPGNLSWTPIKMWFPEETSRYLIDEKILILRKGKHNVRIVEIVSDEEWAASGKIYPGQAYTGVVRRMTEQLEKEAEAAGQKLTPNQLKKLLKERASEQQALKVANNPDIELPSKQEIRQRKNYAQDRRGRQDKSR; encoded by the exons ATGGCTCCGCGACTGCAAGCTTCAAGATGCTTGGGCAGGTCTGGTCCACGTGGTGCATCACGATGCGCAGCTCAATTGGCGTGGTCTGCTTGCGAGCTGCAGCAGATTAGGGGCATTGCGACCTCGTACCTGAATAAGGTTGCCGAAGGCGAAGCGCGGTGGGAGAAGAGAGCACAGCAGATTCAAAATGGGGAGCTGCCGCATGTGTGGGATGTGCTGGATGAAAGAGGGTATATCAAGGACGTTGCTGG CACACCCGACAAGATCAAAGAAGTCATGCGCATCAAGCGAATAGGCGCCTACGTCGGAGTAGACCCAACAGCTGACTCCCTACACATCGGCCACCTGCTCCCGTTCATGCCTCTCTTTTGGCTCTGGTTCCACGGATACCCGGCCGTGACGCTCCTCGGCGGCGCTACCGCTCGAATCGGCGACCCTACCGGCCGATTACAAAGTCGCGACCACCTGAGCAACTCAGAAATCTCAAAAAACGTCACCAAGATCCACTTCCAACTGTCCAGACTATGGCGAAACGTCGTCACACTACGAGAAAAGTACGGCTACGACAAGGACTGGGCCGCAAAACGGcacctcctcaacaacaacatgTGGCTGCAGGGCCTGACCGTGTACGATTTCACGAAGCGACTCGCGAGACATGCCCGAATCGGCCCCATGCTCTCCCGTGACACTGTGAAGCGCAAGATGACGGAAGGCGATGGCATGTCTCTCGGGGAGTTCATGTATCCGCTATTCCAGGGCTGGGACTTTTGGCACATGTACAACAAGCTTGGTATCCAGATGCAGATCGGTGGCTCGGACCAGTACGGAAATATCGTGGCGGGTATCGATGCGCTCAAGATTATTCGTGAAAGTGAAGAGGCGCCGCATGCGAAGATGCCTACGGACTGGCAGCACGAACCGATGGGCTTCACGGTCCCGCTGTTGCTGGACTCTGCGGGcgtcaagtttggcaagagcGCGGGGAATGCTGTGTGGTTGGATGAGTTCAAGACGTCTGCGTTTGATCTCTACGGATACTTTATGCGTCGAACAGACgacgaggttgagaagctgttgaagttgtttaCGTTTATGCCCATGAGCAAAGTCCAGGAGACGATGACACAACACCGTGCTGACCCTTCGAAACGAGTTGCCCAACATACACTTGCCTTTGAGGTGCTGTCCTTGGTGCATGGCTCTCAGAAGGCACTTCAGGAGGCGCAGCAGCACAAGTTCCGGTTCGGCGGTGAGCTGCCGCACATTATTAAAGAGCCGACCGAGGACAGTGGGATTATCACGCAGAACAACGCGCCCCGAAGCGATATCCAGCTGCCGCAGTCGGTGATGAAGTTATCGCCAGCGAAGATCTTATTCGCAACCGGACTAGCTAGCAGCAACAGCGACGCCCAACGTCTGGTCTCTCAACAAGGCGCTTACGTCGCCGCTCAGCCCGGCCAGACTCGTGGCCTTGTGCCCGGGAACTTGTCCTGGACGCCGATAAAGATGTGGTTCCCGGAAGAAACAAGCCGGTACCTCATCGACGAGAAGatcctcatcctccgcaAGGGGAAGCACAATGTGCGCATTGTGGAAATCGTGTCCGATGAGGAATGGGCGGCCAGTGGAAAGATATACCCTGGTCAGGCGTACACGGGCGTGGTGCGCCGCATGACGGAGcagttggagaaggaggccGAGGCGGCTGGCCAGAAGTTGACGCCGAATCAGCTGAAGAAACTTCTTAAGGAAAGGGCCAGCGAGCAGCAGGCGCTCAAGGTTGCTAACAATCCGGACATTGAGCTACCGAGCAAGCAGGAGATACGGCAGAGGAAGAACTATGCCCAGGATCGGCGAGGGCGTCAAGACAAGTCCAGGTGA
- a CDS encoding tumor suppressor candidate 4 (similar to Verticillium alfalfae VaMs.102 XP_003005732.1) has translation MIQGIFYARFFPQEGPKIVAQSPPGCITPSETTLNTRQPLIDFDVLQEYIIPRQAFCNRYVTINSPDGKYTVLGYPVVIAHAKYLRNEFIFNFGILIEADVDQTPYEGVVRYLAATFAEMEKQNEYLSLGEGDGLKDHEARRPIESLLEIVKEDLNNYGECMIPVDEANTINMKLFPHHRTPPTVKGWHVPVAKVKFSEIVDPTWDLTLQKVIAKIDGVSDVRRIAHAASVSLDLAKTALRHLLYYDTILLIDIFFFSSCYAARPAIHDFIRNVDGIVDECAGYVSHGRGRVSNYHLIKLMSSFAPSKSVKEWIMTSQDSGFDVLNYVDVRRFVQFGVIKGCLYRVHKYVLSKQYLAALASGESRPVPGGDSLQKYTDGSHHFDQIITEQNLTNDEIMDKLKVLPVPKGDLTVLYR, from the exons atgatCCAAGGCATCTTTTACGCAAGATTCTTCCCCCAAGAAG GTCCCAAAATAGTCGCTCAATCACCCCCTGGATGCATCACCCCCTCCGAAACAACCCTCAACACCCGCCAGCCTCTCATCGACTTCGACGTCCTCCAGGAATACATCATCCCCCGCCAGGCCTTCTGCAACCGCTACGTCACTATCAACTCTCCCGACGGCAAGTACACCGTCCTCGGCTATCCCGTCGTCATTGCCCACGCCAAATACCTCCGCAATGagttcatcttcaactttggcatccTCATCGAGGCCGACGTCGACCAGACTCCCTACGAAGGCGTGGTGAGGTACCTCGCTGCCACCTTTGCCgagatggagaagcagaaTGAGTATCTGAGCTTGGGCGAGGGCGACGGGCTCAAGGACCATGAGGCGAGGCGGCCCATTGAGAGTTTGTTGGAGATTGTCAAGGAGGATTTGAACAATTATGGCGAGTGCATGATTCCCGTGG ACGaagccaacaccatcaacatgaagCTTTTCCCTCACCACCGCACACCCCCCACCGTCAAAGGCTGGCACGTCCCCGtcgccaaagtcaagttttCGGAAATCGTCGACCCAACATGGGATCTCACACTCCAAAAGGTAATCGCCAAAATAGACGGCGTCTCAGACGTGCGCCGCATCGCCCACGCCGCCTCCGTCTCGCTCGACCTCGCCAAAACCGCCCTCCGCCACCTCCTCTACTACgacaccatcctcctcatcgacatcttcttcttcagctcgTGCTACGCCGCCCGGCCCGCCATCCACGACTTCATCCGCAACGTCGACGGCATTGTGGACGAGTGCGCCGGCTACGTCTCCCACGGCCGCGGCAGAGTCAGCAACTACcacctcatcaagctcatgTCGTCGTTTGCCCCGAGCAAGAGTGTCAAGGAGTGGATCATGACGAGCCAGGACTCTGGCTTTGACGTGTTGAATTACGTTGATGTTCGGCGGTTTGTGCAGTTTGGCGTTATAAAGGGGTGTTTGTACCGTGTGCACAAGTATGTCCTCTCGAAGCAGTATCTTGCTGCGTTGGCGTCGGGTGAGAGTCGGCCTGTACCCGGGGGTGATTCCTTGCAAAAGTATACGGATGGGAGCCATCACTTTGACCAGATTATCACGGAGCAGAATCTGACGAATGATGAAATTATGGATAAGTTGAAGGTTTTGCCGGTCCCAAAGGGCGATCTCACAGTGTTGTACAGGTAG